The Streptomyces sp. NBC_00440 genome contains a region encoding:
- a CDS encoding TOMM precursor leader peptide-binding protein, translating to MHPMVKPALRRAWRDRQAVQFGVTPAQAVVLGPVDPATGCLLGLLDGTRGMERLREEARAMRLPDGQVDKLVDRLAKAGLIDDATAGGAAVDALRKRPGTLDRLRPDLASLSLVHPEPGGGTARLAARQAIRVRVRGAGRVGATVAALLSASGVGRVDVLDGGSVTSGDVAPGGLPANAVGERRDSATRQLIRRVAPGPPPRASASAPGGDGGPGLSLIVIAPRDGFDAYVPDPALSAEWVASGTPHLYTGVLEGTGVVGPLVLPGGTACSGCLALRRGERDPGWPRMVAQWRSGRRGSVPACDLGLATAVAGLAAAHALAFLDGELPASTGSRWEASLPLLDWRSARIAPHPDCRCGAGGHTEGERASAAGAPHDTMAG from the coding sequence ATGCATCCGATGGTGAAGCCCGCGCTGCGGCGCGCATGGCGGGACCGGCAGGCCGTGCAGTTCGGGGTGACTCCCGCACAGGCGGTGGTGCTCGGCCCGGTGGACCCGGCGACCGGCTGCCTCCTCGGGCTGCTGGACGGCACTCGCGGGATGGAGCGGCTGCGGGAGGAGGCGCGGGCCATGCGGCTGCCGGACGGCCAGGTGGACAAGCTGGTCGACCGGTTGGCGAAGGCGGGGTTGATCGACGATGCGACAGCCGGGGGTGCGGCGGTCGACGCGTTACGGAAACGGCCCGGCACGCTGGACCGGCTCCGCCCCGATCTGGCGTCACTCTCGCTGGTCCATCCGGAACCGGGCGGCGGTACGGCCCGTCTCGCGGCCCGGCAGGCCATACGGGTCCGGGTGAGGGGCGCAGGCCGGGTCGGGGCCACCGTGGCGGCGCTGCTCTCGGCCTCCGGGGTGGGGCGGGTCGATGTGCTGGACGGCGGCTCTGTCACCTCGGGGGACGTGGCACCGGGCGGCCTTCCGGCGAATGCCGTCGGGGAGCGGCGGGACTCGGCGACGCGCCAGCTGATCCGGCGCGTCGCGCCCGGTCCGCCACCACGCGCCTCGGCCTCCGCACCCGGCGGCGACGGCGGACCGGGGCTGTCACTGATCGTCATCGCACCGCGCGACGGATTCGATGCCTACGTGCCCGACCCGGCACTCTCGGCGGAGTGGGTCGCGTCCGGCACGCCTCATCTCTATACGGGCGTGCTCGAAGGGACGGGAGTGGTGGGGCCGCTCGTCCTGCCGGGAGGCACAGCGTGCTCGGGCTGCCTTGCGCTGCGGCGGGGTGAGCGTGATCCGGGCTGGCCCCGGATGGTCGCGCAGTGGCGCTCGGGCAGACGCGGCTCCGTGCCGGCGTGCGATCTCGGCCTGGCCACAGCGGTGGCGGGGCTGGCGGCAGCGCACGCGCTGGCGTTTCTCGACGGCGAGCTGCCGGCGTCGACGGGGTCGCGGTGGGAGGCGTCCCTGCCGCTGCTCGACTGGCGATCGGCCCGTATCGCACCCCACCCCGACTGCCGCTGTGGTGCGGGTGGGCACACTGAAGGGGAGCGCGCCTCGGCGGCCGGGGCTCCGCACGACACAATGGCCGGGTAA
- a CDS encoding M48 metallopeptidase family protein, protein MPVDPLHTAGSPPRSAKSQPPRGPATSPVEVRRSSRRNRTVSAYREGDRTIVLIPARMSDAEERRWVTVMLDKLAAQESKRVLGDTELADRAARLSEQYFAGRARPDSVRWVTNQNTRWGSCTPAEGSIRLSHRLQGMPEYVVDYVLLHELAHLLVPGHGPRFWQLLEAYPRTERARGYLEGVVAAERLPQLPAARGE, encoded by the coding sequence GTGCCCGTCGACCCTCTGCACACCGCCGGAAGTCCACCGCGCAGCGCGAAGAGCCAGCCGCCCCGCGGCCCGGCGACGAGCCCGGTCGAGGTCCGCAGGAGCTCCCGGCGCAACAGAACGGTCTCCGCCTACCGGGAGGGCGACCGGACCATCGTGCTCATCCCCGCCCGGATGTCGGACGCCGAGGAACGGCGCTGGGTGACCGTGATGCTCGACAAGCTCGCCGCCCAGGAGAGCAAGCGGGTCCTCGGCGACACCGAGCTCGCCGACCGCGCGGCGCGGCTGTCCGAGCAGTACTTCGCGGGCCGGGCCCGCCCCGATTCCGTGCGGTGGGTGACCAACCAGAACACCCGGTGGGGCTCCTGCACCCCGGCAGAGGGCAGTATCCGGCTCTCGCACCGGCTCCAGGGGATGCCGGAGTACGTCGTCGACTATGTGCTGCTCCACGAACTGGCCCATCTTCTGGTGCCCGGGCACGGCCCCCGCTTCTGGCAGCTCCTGGAGGCGTATCCGCGAACCGAGCGGGCCCGGGGGTATCTCGAAGGGGTGGTGGCCGCCGAGCGGCTGCCGCAGCTGCCCGCCGCCCGCGGCGAGTGA
- a CDS encoding TerD family protein yields the protein MARQFQRGHKARISDLTAGTDLYVGVQIAGAGLTFDISCFGLDADEQLSDDRYFIFFNQPKSPEESIQLLGAQAGDTESFRVTLDRIPATVQKLSFTATLDGAGQMSQIGPGYIRIVAGGDEVVRYAFTGSEFTTERAVMLGDFYLKDVWRFAAVGQGFDGGLDALLRNFGGEVAEEEPAAPQQAAAPPAFGAPAFAPPAAAPDPAPSFGAPAAPPQAPPAQTPQPSSGGAATPPPLPAATPPPLPAPTPPPIHSAPTMAAPMHLQGAATPPPAPAPYAQPPQLPQQQQPPQFGQFPGQAQPPGAPAPYGGLPPGLPDPYGQQPPPGQPAPYGGPAPYGQHQPTLAGPGLQAAFEKYRETDTGQRWTPQNKYLMRADLTVSDTPVLARQGSMVMYQGKVDFSYKGAGFAGRIVGHATGQEMQLMRCTGRGQVFFAENSTHLHPIELQGDGICVSAENVLAFDETLQYEVRRIEGHGIPGGALFTMQFQGTGTVIVKTHGVPVVLPVTPTTFADCNAVVAWSSASQVIVSSQVRLRQNAYAGDSGESVNLQFRGAPGNFIIVQPYEV from the coding sequence ATGGCCAGGCAATTCCAACGCGGCCACAAGGCCAGGATCAGTGACCTGACAGCGGGCACGGATCTGTATGTGGGTGTACAGATCGCGGGCGCCGGACTGACCTTCGACATCAGCTGCTTCGGGCTCGACGCCGACGAACAGCTCTCGGACGACCGGTATTTCATCTTCTTCAACCAGCCGAAGTCTCCGGAGGAGTCGATCCAGCTCCTCGGCGCACAGGCCGGTGACACCGAATCCTTCCGTGTCACGCTCGACCGCATCCCCGCGACCGTCCAGAAGCTCTCGTTCACCGCGACGCTCGACGGCGCAGGCCAGATGTCGCAGATCGGGCCCGGGTACATCCGTATCGTCGCCGGTGGCGACGAGGTCGTCAGATACGCCTTCACCGGCTCCGAGTTCACCACGGAGCGCGCCGTCATGCTGGGCGACTTCTATCTGAAGGACGTCTGGCGGTTCGCGGCCGTAGGCCAGGGCTTCGACGGTGGACTCGACGCACTGCTGAGGAACTTCGGCGGTGAGGTCGCCGAAGAGGAGCCCGCCGCACCGCAGCAGGCCGCCGCCCCACCCGCTTTCGGCGCGCCCGCTTTCGCTCCGCCCGCCGCCGCTCCCGACCCGGCCCCCTCCTTCGGCGCACCGGCCGCTCCGCCCCAGGCCCCGCCGGCTCAGACGCCCCAGCCCTCGTCCGGGGGAGCGGCGACCCCGCCTCCGCTGCCTGCGGCGACCCCGCCCCCGCTGCCCGCGCCGACCCCGCCGCCGATCCACTCGGCGCCCACCATGGCCGCGCCGATGCATCTGCAAGGGGCCGCCACCCCGCCCCCCGCCCCTGCGCCGTACGCACAGCCGCCCCAGCTTCCGCAGCAGCAACAGCCGCCGCAGTTCGGCCAGTTCCCGGGCCAGGCCCAGCCGCCGGGCGCCCCGGCCCCGTACGGCGGCCTCCCGCCCGGTCTCCCCGACCCTTACGGCCAGCAGCCGCCACCCGGGCAGCCCGCTCCGTACGGTGGGCCCGCCCCCTATGGGCAGCATCAGCCGACCCTCGCGGGCCCCGGGCTGCAGGCCGCCTTCGAGAAGTACCGCGAAACGGACACAGGGCAGCGCTGGACCCCGCAGAACAAGTACCTGATGCGGGCCGACCTGACCGTCAGTGATACCCCCGTCCTCGCCCGTCAGGGCAGCATGGTGATGTACCAGGGCAAGGTCGACTTCAGCTACAAGGGAGCCGGCTTCGCCGGGCGGATCGTGGGACATGCCACCGGCCAGGAGATGCAGCTGATGCGCTGCACCGGCCGCGGTCAGGTCTTCTTCGCCGAGAACAGCACCCATCTGCACCCCATCGAGCTCCAGGGCGACGGCATCTGCGTCTCCGCGGAGAACGTGCTCGCCTTCGACGAGACCCTGCAGTACGAGGTCCGCAGGATCGAGGGCCACGGCATTCCCGGCGGGGCGCTGTTCACCATGCAGTTCCAGGGCACCGGCACGGTGATCGTCAAGACGCACGGTGTGCCGGTGGTCCTGCCGGTCACCCCGACCACCTTCGCCGACTGCAACGCGGTCGTCGCCTGGTCGTCCGCCTCGCAGGTGATCGTCTCCAGCCAGGTGCGGCTGCGGCAGAACGCCTATGCGGGCGACAGCGGCGAGAGCGTGAACCTCCAGTTCCGGGGCGCCCCCGGGAACTTCATCATCGTCCAGCCGTACGAGGTCTGA
- a CDS encoding AIM24 family protein: MNQQLAGFAPTPVTARMENHGSKMLKVAMQTGQDLLARTGSMVAYEGFVQYEPNPPAVRQIARDWITGEGAPLMKCSGDGLLYLADYGADVVIINLDNDALSVNGSNLLAFDASLTWGVERVKGMAKFAGQGLWNIQVSGSGWVAITSRGTPIVVDCGRGEDETYVDPDALVAWSPNLKVKGKRSFKAGSLIGRGSGEAYQMAFSGQGIVVVQPSEDSTDRLRIRN; this comes from the coding sequence ATGAACCAGCAGCTCGCGGGCTTCGCCCCGACCCCCGTCACGGCCCGCATGGAGAACCACGGCAGCAAGATGCTGAAGGTCGCCATGCAGACAGGACAGGACCTGCTCGCACGGACCGGTTCGATGGTCGCGTACGAGGGCTTCGTGCAGTACGAGCCGAATCCGCCTGCCGTCCGCCAGATCGCCCGTGACTGGATCACCGGCGAGGGCGCACCCCTCATGAAGTGCTCGGGCGACGGCCTGCTCTACCTCGCCGACTACGGTGCGGACGTCGTCATCATCAACCTCGACAACGACGCGCTGTCGGTCAACGGCAGCAATCTGCTCGCCTTCGACGCGAGCCTCACCTGGGGGGTGGAGCGGGTCAAGGGCATGGCGAAGTTCGCCGGCCAGGGCCTGTGGAACATCCAGGTGTCCGGCAGCGGCTGGGTCGCCATCACCTCGCGCGGCACCCCGATCGTCGTCGACTGCGGAAGGGGCGAGGACGAGACGTATGTCGACCCGGACGCCCTGGTCGCCTGGTCGCCGAATCTCAAGGTGAAGGGCAAGCGCAGCTTCAAGGCCGGTTCGCTGATCGGGCGGGGCAGCGGGGAGGCGTACCAGATGGCCTTCTCCGGGCAGGGCATCGTCGTCGTACAGCCGAGCGAGGACAGCACCGACCGTCTGCGGATCCGGAACTGA
- a CDS encoding AIM24 family protein → MQSPLFSYTEQQTQDRYTVQNPQLLRVALTGHDDVLARKGAMVAYQGLIEFDGEYQSNQQQRARAYTGEGLDLMRCHGQGTVYFANLAQHVHLVDVDQDGLTVDSAYVLAMDSSLNHTVVAVDSQYGISGSGKYQLHITGRGRVALMTSGQPLMMQVTPDKYINADADAVVAWSSGLRVQMQAQTHSSGVRRRRGSTGEGWELSFLGQGFALVQPSEVMPPQHANIGDGVLAQFGMGQQGAHGQNQGNVWN, encoded by the coding sequence ATGCAGAGCCCGCTTTTCAGCTACACGGAACAGCAGACCCAGGATCGGTACACGGTGCAGAACCCGCAGTTGCTGCGGGTCGCGCTGACCGGACACGACGATGTACTCGCCCGCAAGGGCGCCATGGTCGCGTACCAGGGGCTGATCGAATTCGACGGTGAGTACCAGTCGAACCAGCAGCAGCGCGCGCGGGCGTACACGGGCGAGGGGCTCGACCTGATGCGCTGCCACGGGCAGGGCACGGTCTACTTCGCCAACCTGGCGCAGCACGTGCATCTGGTCGACGTCGACCAGGACGGGCTGACCGTGGACAGCGCCTATGTGCTCGCGATGGACTCCAGCCTGAACCACACGGTCGTCGCGGTCGACAGCCAGTACGGCATCTCGGGATCGGGCAAGTACCAGCTCCACATCACCGGCCGGGGCAGGGTCGCGCTGATGACCTCGGGCCAGCCGCTGATGATGCAGGTCACGCCGGACAAGTACATCAACGCCGATGCGGACGCGGTGGTCGCCTGGTCGTCCGGTCTGCGGGTGCAGATGCAGGCGCAGACGCACTCGTCGGGCGTGCGGCGTCGGCGCGGCAGCACCGGTGAGGGCTGGGAGCTCAGCTTCCTGGGCCAGGGTTTCGCACTGGTCCAGCCCAGCGAGGTGATGCCGCCTCAGCACGCGAACATCGGGGACGGGGTGCTGGCGCAGTTCGGCATGGGACAGCAGGGCGCGCACGGCCAGAACCAGGGCAACGTCTGGAACTGA
- a CDS encoding NUDIX hydrolase: protein MTHQGTLRDDAVRVLKGHQGQDELRQSYLDHLSAHPDGMWKACGSGHLTASALVLAPERGQVLLTLHRKLRMWLQMGGHCEPGDATVAGAALREATEESGIEGLTLLPGGPLRLDRHSIPAPCTQHFDVQYAALVPPGAVELISDESLDLRWFAYDEVADVADLSVRQLVDAARTALGKATV, encoded by the coding sequence GTGACTCACCAGGGCACCCTCCGGGACGACGCGGTCCGCGTACTGAAGGGTCACCAGGGCCAGGACGAGCTGCGCCAGAGCTATCTGGACCATCTGTCGGCCCACCCGGACGGGATGTGGAAGGCCTGCGGGTCCGGGCATCTCACCGCGAGCGCTCTGGTCCTGGCCCCGGAGCGCGGGCAGGTGCTGCTCACCCTGCACCGGAAGCTGCGGATGTGGCTCCAGATGGGCGGGCACTGCGAGCCGGGTGACGCGACGGTGGCGGGAGCCGCCCTGCGCGAGGCGACCGAGGAGTCAGGCATCGAGGGGCTGACGCTGCTGCCCGGCGGCCCGCTGAGGCTGGACCGGCACTCGATTCCGGCGCCCTGCACCCAGCACTTCGATGTGCAGTACGCGGCCCTGGTCCCGCCGGGAGCGGTGGAACTGATCAGCGACGAGTCGCTGGACCTCCGGTGGTTCGCCTACGACGAGGTGGCGGACGTCGCCGACCTGTCGGTCCGGCAGCTGGTGGACGCCGCCCGCACGGCGCTCGGAAAAGCGACCGTCTGA
- a CDS encoding zinc-dependent metalloprotease, translating to MSDTPFGFGLPPEEPEDGDEGKSKGSQGGGSSPQNPLGFGPGSGGDNPFAAMFGSMNPNDLGAAFQQLGQMLSYEGGPVNWDMAKDIARQTVAQGTSDGTKDTSVGPAERSAVEEAVRLADLWLDGATSLPSGATTAVAWSRAEWVEATLPVWKDLVDPVAERVGAAMGGVLPEEMQAMAGPLLGMMRSMGGAMFGQQIGQAVGVLAGEVVGSTDIGLPLGPAGKAALLPLNIEAFGKDLGIDKNEVRLYLALREAAHQRLFAHVPWLRSHLFGAVEGYARGIKVDTSKLEDVVGQLDPSHPEQLQEALQQGMFQPEDTPEQKAALARLETALALVEGWVDAVVHEAAKTRLTSADALRETLRRRRASGGPAEQTFATLIGLELRPRRLRDASRLWASLTDARGVDGRDGLWEHPDMLPTASDLDDPDGFVHHEHLDFSELDKMLGEAAGGSGRASTGKTDLTKDTGDTSAAGPEDSTGGQPGAKDDNDEKKDDSGQ from the coding sequence GTGAGTGACACTCCATTCGGATTCGGCCTTCCGCCGGAGGAGCCGGAGGACGGCGACGAGGGCAAGAGCAAGGGCAGCCAGGGCGGCGGAAGCTCCCCGCAGAATCCACTCGGGTTCGGTCCCGGCAGCGGTGGTGACAATCCGTTCGCGGCGATGTTCGGTTCGATGAACCCGAACGACCTCGGCGCAGCCTTCCAGCAGCTCGGCCAGATGCTGAGCTACGAGGGCGGCCCGGTCAACTGGGACATGGCCAAGGACATCGCACGGCAGACGGTCGCCCAGGGCACGTCCGACGGCACCAAGGACACCAGTGTGGGCCCGGCCGAGCGGTCGGCGGTCGAGGAGGCCGTACGTCTGGCCGACCTGTGGCTGGACGGCGCGACCTCGCTGCCCTCCGGGGCCACTACGGCCGTCGCCTGGAGCCGTGCCGAGTGGGTCGAGGCGACGCTGCCGGTGTGGAAGGACCTCGTCGACCCGGTCGCGGAGCGTGTCGGAGCGGCCATGGGCGGTGTACTGCCCGAGGAGATGCAGGCCATGGCGGGCCCGCTGCTCGGCATGATGCGGTCCATGGGCGGAGCCATGTTCGGCCAGCAGATCGGGCAGGCGGTCGGTGTCCTCGCCGGCGAGGTGGTCGGCTCCACCGACATCGGTCTGCCGCTCGGCCCGGCCGGCAAGGCCGCGCTGCTCCCGCTGAACATCGAGGCCTTCGGCAAGGACCTGGGCATCGACAAGAACGAGGTACGGCTCTACCTGGCGCTGCGCGAGGCCGCCCATCAGCGGCTCTTCGCACACGTGCCGTGGCTGCGCTCGCATCTGTTCGGCGCGGTGGAGGGGTACGCCCGCGGCATCAAGGTCGACACCTCGAAGCTGGAGGACGTCGTCGGCCAGCTCGACCCCTCGCACCCCGAGCAGCTGCAGGAAGCCCTTCAGCAGGGCATGTTCCAGCCGGAGGACACCCCGGAGCAGAAGGCCGCGCTGGCCCGTCTGGAGACGGCGCTCGCGCTGGTCGAGGGCTGGGTGGACGCCGTGGTCCACGAGGCCGCGAAGACCCGTCTGACCTCGGCGGACGCACTGCGCGAGACGCTGCGCCGGCGCCGGGCATCCGGTGGTCCGGCCGAGCAGACGTTCGCCACGCTGATCGGCCTTGAGCTCCGTCCGCGCCGGCTGCGGGACGCCTCGCGGCTGTGGGCCTCGCTCACGGACGCACGGGGTGTCGACGGCCGGGACGGCCTGTGGGAGCACCCGGACATGCTGCCGACCGCTTCCGACCTGGACGACCCGGACGGCTTCGTCCACCACGAGCACCTGGACTTCTCCGAGCTGGACAAGATGCTCGGTGAGGCCGCCGGCGGCAGCGGCAGGGCGAGCACCGGCAAGACCGATCTGACCAAGGACACCGGCGACACGAGCGCTGCCGGACCGGAGGACAGCACCGGCGGGCAGCCCGGCGCGAAGGACGACAACGACGAGAAGAAGGACGACTCCGGCCAGTGA
- a CDS encoding SDR family oxidoreductase — protein MSSPDPQVRAARNLSTKPSRGPVVAVTGAASGTGALLTRRLAESDEVKRVVAMDERRGDVAEAQWHILDVRDPAIAEKLRGADVVVHLALDLDLETDAAARSAYNVRGTQTVLTAAAAAGVHRVVLCTSAMVYGALPDNDIPLSEDAELRATAEATGVSDLLEIERLGRRAPRAHPGLNVTVVRPTVLVGGTDTALTRYFESPRLLVVAGTRPTWQFCHVDDLVSALEYAALEKVDGEFAVGCDGWLEQDEVEELSGIRRMELPSAVALGAAARLHRIGLTPSPAGDLAYTMHPWVVSVGRLHDAGWRPRWTNEDVLAELLEEVAGRHTVAGRRLGRKDATAAGAAGATVALLGTAALVRRARRARRGRI, from the coding sequence GTGAGTTCCCCAGATCCGCAGGTTCGCGCAGCGCGAAACCTCTCAACCAAGCCCTCCCGAGGACCCGTCGTCGCGGTCACCGGAGCCGCCTCCGGTACCGGTGCCCTGCTGACCCGGCGGCTGGCCGAGTCCGACGAGGTCAAGCGGGTCGTGGCCATGGACGAGCGGCGCGGCGACGTGGCCGAGGCCCAGTGGCACATCCTTGACGTGCGCGACCCGGCGATCGCCGAGAAGCTGCGCGGCGCAGACGTCGTGGTGCACCTCGCGCTCGACCTCGATCTGGAGACCGACGCGGCCGCCCGTTCCGCCTACAACGTCCGCGGCACCCAGACGGTCCTGACGGCCGCCGCTGCCGCCGGTGTCCACCGCGTCGTGCTCTGCACGTCGGCGATGGTCTACGGCGCCCTGCCGGACAACGACATCCCGCTCTCCGAGGACGCCGAACTGCGGGCGACCGCCGAGGCCACCGGTGTCAGTGACCTGCTGGAGATCGAGCGGCTCGGCCGCCGCGCGCCGCGTGCGCACCCCGGTCTGAACGTCACCGTGGTCAGGCCCACGGTCCTGGTGGGCGGTACGGACACCGCGCTGACCCGCTACTTCGAGTCCCCCCGGCTGCTCGTGGTCGCGGGCACCCGCCCCACCTGGCAGTTCTGCCATGTGGACGACCTGGTCAGCGCGCTGGAGTACGCCGCGCTCGAAAAGGTCGACGGGGAGTTCGCGGTCGGCTGCGACGGCTGGCTGGAACAGGACGAGGTCGAGGAGCTCAGCGGCATCCGCCGGATGGAACTGCCGTCCGCCGTCGCCCTCGGCGCCGCCGCCCGGCTGCACCGGATCGGCCTCACTCCGTCGCCCGCCGGTGACCTGGCGTACACGATGCACCCCTGGGTGGTCAGCGTCGGCAGGCTGCACGACGCGGGCTGGCGGCCCCGGTGGACCAACGAGGACGTCCTCGCGGAGCTCCTGGAGGAGGTCGCCGGGCGGCACACCGTCGCGGGCCGCAGGCTCGGCCGCAAGGACGCCACTGCCGCGGGCGCGGCGGGCGCGACGGTCGCCCTGCTCGGTACGGCGGCACTGGTGCGCCGGGCCCGCCGGGCGCGTCGGGGCCGTATCTGA
- a CDS encoding molybdenum cofactor biosynthesis protein MoaE, whose translation MALTDDHPGEHAAQDPIRLLAIRDTPLSIDEVFKAVGDEAAGGTALFVGTVRNHDGGTDVDALGYSCHPSAEDEMRRVAERVTEKFPVRALAAIHRVGDLAVGDLAVVAAVSCAHRNEAFEACRMLIDDLKHEVPIWKHQTFSNGTEEWVGI comes from the coding sequence ATGGCACTCACCGACGACCACCCCGGCGAACACGCGGCTCAGGACCCCATCCGGCTGCTGGCGATCCGTGACACCCCGCTCAGCATCGACGAGGTGTTCAAGGCCGTGGGTGACGAGGCGGCCGGCGGCACGGCGCTCTTCGTCGGTACGGTGCGCAACCACGACGGCGGCACCGACGTCGACGCCCTCGGCTACTCCTGCCACCCCTCCGCCGAGGACGAGATGCGCCGGGTCGCCGAGCGGGTCACCGAGAAGTTCCCGGTGCGGGCGCTGGCCGCGATCCACCGGGTGGGCGATCTCGCGGTGGGCGACCTCGCCGTGGTGGCCGCGGTGTCCTGCGCGCACCGCAACGAGGCGTTCGAGGCGTGCCGGATGCTGATCGACGACCTGAAGCACGAAGTGCCGATCTGGAAGCACCAGACGTTCTCGAACGGCACGGAGGAGTGGGTCGGTATCTGA
- a CDS encoding YlbL family protein → MPRRTLTLLTSTLVLIALLCGGVFLTVPYAEMSPGPTVNTLGKAGGQPVLQIAGRKTYPTSGHLNMVTVRVTRSDYRMNLVEAVYGWLAHDSVVVPHDTLYPEGTTEQQSTQQNAEEFSQSQESAKVAALDELGIPVKSRTVVSTVVKGSPAQGKLHAGDVIKDVDGKAVTEPADVAKLVTQHKPGQSVVFTVVPAGTAAAAEKAGAEPKGTKNVSIVTEKAPAPDPGRAIVGIQAGTDHTFPFHIDIKLADVGGPSAGLMFSLGLVDKLTPGDLTGGKFVAGTGTIDDKGVVGPIGGIEMKLVAARQAGARYFLTPSDNCAAAAADTPSGLTLVKVKAMKDAKQAMDKIRSGDTAGLPSCSAK, encoded by the coding sequence ATGCCACGCCGCACCCTGACGCTGCTCACGTCCACTCTCGTGCTGATCGCCCTGCTGTGCGGCGGAGTGTTCCTCACCGTCCCGTACGCCGAGATGAGCCCGGGGCCGACCGTGAACACGCTCGGCAAGGCGGGCGGCCAGCCGGTTCTGCAGATCGCCGGCCGCAAGACGTACCCGACGAGCGGTCACCTCAACATGGTGACCGTCAGGGTCACCCGCTCCGACTACCGCATGAACCTGGTCGAGGCCGTCTACGGCTGGCTCGCGCACGACAGCGTGGTCGTTCCGCACGACACCCTGTACCCGGAGGGCACGACCGAGCAGCAGTCGACGCAGCAGAACGCCGAGGAGTTCAGCCAGTCCCAGGAGAGCGCCAAGGTCGCCGCCCTGGACGAGCTGGGTATCCCCGTGAAGTCGCGGACCGTGGTCTCCACGGTGGTCAAGGGCAGCCCCGCGCAGGGCAAGCTGCACGCGGGCGATGTGATCAAGGACGTGGACGGCAAGGCCGTCACCGAGCCCGCTGACGTGGCGAAGCTGGTCACCCAGCACAAGCCGGGCCAGTCGGTCGTCTTCACCGTCGTGCCGGCCGGTACCGCGGCCGCCGCGGAGAAGGCGGGCGCCGAGCCGAAGGGCACGAAGAACGTGTCCATCGTCACCGAGAAGGCCCCCGCACCGGACCCGGGCCGGGCCATCGTCGGCATCCAGGCGGGCACCGACCACACCTTCCCGTTCCACATCGACATCAAGCTCGCCGATGTGGGCGGCCCCAGCGCCGGGCTGATGTTCTCCCTCGGCCTCGTCGACAAGCTGACGCCGGGCGACCTGACCGGCGGCAAGTTCGTCGCCGGTACGGGCACCATCGACGACAAGGGCGTGGTCGGGCCGATCGGCGGCATCGAGATGAAGCTCGTCGCCGCGCGTCAGGCGGGCGCCCGGTACTTCCTGACCCCCAGCGACAACTGCGCTGCGGCCGCCGCCGACACCCCGTCGGGCCTCACCCTGGTGAAGGTGAAGGCGATGAAGGACGCGAAGCAGGCGATGGACAAGATCCGCTCCGGGGACACCGCCGGACTGCCCAGCTGCTCTGCCAAGTAG
- a CDS encoding PPA1309 family protein, translating into MPNLSSPSGPPMAASPLTVAVLEIDEYASGLGWDQPARLFALVDTAKLRTQEPGLAAQLGLDDGEPAASLTPVEQDEIPDTTPLDEFLATIAWPDAVAGCAMTVERLMLPPSAEASVPDGMDEAQLTAWVAQHPDRQEVRMTVAVLRDGTRESALRLRAKDSPNEVLTGSELVPGLAEALSVTFEA; encoded by the coding sequence ATGCCCAACCTTTCTTCGCCCTCAGGCCCTCCGATGGCCGCCAGTCCGCTCACCGTGGCAGTGCTCGAAATCGACGAGTACGCGTCCGGTCTCGGCTGGGACCAGCCCGCCCGACTCTTCGCACTCGTGGACACCGCGAAGCTCCGCACCCAGGAACCGGGCCTGGCCGCCCAGCTCGGTCTCGATGACGGCGAGCCCGCCGCGTCGCTGACCCCCGTCGAACAGGACGAGATCCCGGACACCACCCCGCTCGACGAGTTCCTCGCCACCATCGCCTGGCCCGACGCGGTCGCCGGCTGCGCCATGACAGTGGAGCGGCTGATGCTGCCGCCGTCGGCCGAGGCGTCCGTACCGGACGGGATGGACGAGGCGCAGCTGACGGCCTGGGTGGCCCAGCACCCGGACCGGCAGGAGGTCCGGATGACCGTGGCGGTACTGCGGGACGGCACCCGTGAGTCGGCGCTGCGGCTGCGCGCGAAGGACTCGCCGAACGAGGTGCTCACCGGCTCGGAGCTGGTCCCCGGCCTCGCCGAGGCGCTCTCGGTGACGTTCGAGGCGTAA